The genomic segment GTGTTCGTTCTGTACAGATATTATGTGTGCGTATACGTTTTTCTACAATATAACTGAAAAATTTATCAAAGGTATGAATATCATCTGTAGAATGGTTGTACTTACATTAGGAACATTTCGTCGTATAGTGGGAAGAGATTTTTGTTGTGCGTCTGCGTTTTGGGCTTCTCGATATTTGCAAACGCATCCTCCGGTTGGAGTCCGACTCTCACATACGAATCACACAATCctgaaaaatacatattatgatattttcatatttcaagCACTAATATGTTTCTGCACTGTCAAATACAACTGCAAAgtgaacaaaaatataattttgcctATTTTTATTTCTGGTCTGTATTCAGTATTGTTACTTCACTTTATATTCTTATAAACGTAATACGATTCTGCTCGATTAATATGAAAGGTGCGTGTGCCTACTCCTTTTCTAGGGGATGATCTATACTAccgcaaatatattatatataatatttaaatatttaaatacaatagtATTAATTATTGACATTATAAAACCATCACTTGCCATTCGAATCCGTGGCCACCAAATTCCGTGCATTCATGATCTCAATCTTCAGATGATCTTCTATGAACTGGGCTCGGACTGTTAACATTCCCATCTTGGGTTCGCTGATGGCTTGTTGTTCCTGCCACCTCTCCAAATGGTACTGATGAATAAGTTCCCTAGTCTCCATACCATGAAGTTTCAACAGATATTCCACTCTTTTCAGTGTTTCAGACGTATAAACCTCCTTTCCGTCTTGGCGAAAAGAACGCACCATAATTTTCAAACATTCGTGTAGGTTGTGGAAAAAAGATGGCGGACGACGTTTCTGGAAAttgagtttttaattaatttttgtttgttaatAAATAGACTCCGTCACCATCATGCTTAGACCCATCACCACTACAGGGCATACAGGATTCATGCGTACATAACAAAGGTTGTCTCTACTATTATAGAacaaatttttaactttatccATTTAATTAGAAGAcatttatgtacttatattttataattaataagttagGATTTAATAATGtgatcattttaataaaatttatttaaaaaaactgatAAGTTATCGCTTTAAAtgatttaagaaattattaaggtAGAGTATagcctgtcaaaaaagtgaagaaattaaaaagtggtaacatcgtagtgtcatcgcTTTTTTCTTAgtttgatttgaaagggatgacactacgatgttgtcactttttaatttcttcactttcttgacagactatatgttagagttttttaaaaataagtgttaTTTAAAACGACGATACTAGCGCTATCTGTATaccaatttatttttgtttatttcatCAAGATTCTTCAACCATAGttagttttaaaatgtatttcatAGTTCGTGCGTAAATATCATGTTTTGTGTCATAATTCCGATAAGTGAGAAATTCAAGGTATAAGGTTAGTGCAATTCAGAGACAAAACAATTCTTGCAACGTCACGAACAGGCAGTAGAGAACCAGAAACATAAACTTGCGTACGAAAATACCATTACCATTGCAATAAATAGGAAGACCTTAATAGAATACAAAGTATTCATAAAATAGAAAGAGAAAAATATATCCATTTGCACAAAATTAACTTATCTAAACTTAAACATAAGAGTAACAAaggcattttaatttaatacataACATCTGACTCTCACTAAAGTAGAAAAATTACACTTAATTTATCTTGTTATTTGCTAGATAGGACATATTAGATGTTGCCTGCGGCTCTACAGGTAACATTGAAAAAAAAGCTTTCGAGATAAGATCTTTGTTTTTATCCAATCTTCCAGATATTAACTATCCCATTccgaatttcataaaatatttttgttgtttttgcgTTATAGAGAAACTTCTGCATTTATACTATAGAACTACTAAATTGTAAGGAATCTTTAATATCAATACGATTTATCcatcataattaaattattaagacaCAAGCAGGACATATTTATACATACAACATTTTACTATGTTCAAAGGTTTAGCCACTACGTATATCAGCACACATACAATATGTTTATATACACAAACGGACATAAGATAATCAGCATGGCCCCTTAATAGCAAATAATATAGTTAATTATTTTGCCATTTTCCAGGCAATACGTCATGTggtcaaaattaataataattattggtagTCTTATAAAgtgcatattttttatttgactcAATTACATTTAAACGGGTTAAGAACGTATTGAGTCAGAACGATAACACAtaagaaaataatgtaaatagaaCATCTACTGTAACAtaattcttaatattatgttctctttATGCAAATACTTCAGCTCTTAAAACGCTGGTCCAGTAATATGCTTATTTGTATTATGaacaacatattatataaatcatcGGTACGTGGAAACTAAAACTATTTCAGGCAATGGCTTAGACGACAGGGGTCATGCTATACAGTACTATACACAGGTACATAAATAGTGTTTTAATTTGGAATCATTACCGCATCCAAATTGGCGGCTGCCGATTTGTGCAAGCGTCTCGGGTCGATATAGCGAGTTATTTTTGCCCTTCGGtgctaacaaataaaaaaaagttaacttaaaaaaaacaaaatgtcatcTAAATGTGCTTCCattttcaaaaactaaaaaaaagtgttttgttttttataaaataattcaaatgTGCGTTTTGGTAGCGTGCGACACAAATGCATTATTTACCGGAAACACTAGAGAGTACGGCGATACTCTGTTTTTGCCAAAATATCTACGCCTAAGTAAGCGGATACGGGTAGTTATTTTCTCTTTCTACAAAATTAAATGTTAAAACATAGGTTAGTAAAGAAATTGTAGGAAAGTTAATATAATACGGTCCAGTAAAAGAGTATTAAAAAGTAAGTTTTACTTATTACTGAACctgttaaaaagtataaaaactttgttacttttgttaataaagaaaaaaaaaggttagtaAAGAATGTTCAAATTACCTCCAAATTAGCTTGTATCAGTTCATATAAAACCTCGCCCAGTTGTTCCCAAACTATGTCGAGGGTTCTAGAAAAGTTTTCGTTGTTCAGATGTTGGTACAAAGTGTCAAGGTTAGCCTCTAGGTATCGCATGACGCGATCCATACTGGAACAGTCTTGATGTAACAACTCCGCGCCTTCTATCAAAAACCTCGTGATGGACGGCATCATCTGTAATtgagaatattttaataaataaatattatgtaaaaaaagtaACGACATTTAACTGAGAAATACAAGTCTACGTAGTCATACTTGTAGTTTGGTAGGGTACTTGTAATTTGGCAGGGTTATGTCGAGTCAATATAGTCGTGATCTGTCTGCTTAAGTACTATGATTGGACTTCGAACGAATAGAAACAAAATTCAAGTTACCTTTTTGATCATAACTTCTAAAAGCtcgacaattttatttttgactgTGTCGATGGCATTCTCGATAACATTTTGCAGCGTCTCTTTACacctgaaaaattaaaataaattatatatgttTCGCTATCTGATCGCAATTTACTAATAATGACATTTCTCAACGCCGTTCTACATAGTTTCACAGTTTTAAGAACTTATGACTAGCCGAAAAAACTCTGTTTTGCAACTTTACTATCCCGGGgacgttatattttttatgtctccataaaaaaaaatttggcggCCATTGCTCCAGaatacacagggtgtaacaaaaataagtgataataacgCACCTCTGCGCCTCGTTGGGCGACGCCTCGCACAATTGAAAGTTGCCTTCAAAAAATGATGGAAAacgcttttttttatttgtatttttactGCCTTAGAATATAATAACGCACCTCTGCGCCTCCATGGGCGACCTGGCCTCGCACATGCGCTGCACGATCTCGTCCATGCCGAGTTCACCTACAAACGGCTCGAGACTGCGCCGCACGTAGTCTATGTTGTTGATAGCCACACACCATTCTGTCGTTACCTACGTTGTGAGGGGTTTAGAAATTAGTTGTTGTACAACCGTTGTAGAGCTTTAGGGGTCTTAAATGGCTCTTTCGGCAattcaaattataaaacaaaacctTTTCAAGTTTGAAAAAAAGAGGCCATTTTTTTCGATGTCTGTAAAAATTTTACCTCAAGCATGTAAAGAGATACTTCATTTAAATTAGACTGATGTTTTTATCGGGCCATTTATTCAAAAGCATAAATGAACGTGTAATAGATTAAGTATtgataaaaaacaaattttgtcgAAATAGTGAAGCCCAAATTggtccataataataataattaaccaaTATTCAATAATACATTACGCTTAAAAttcctgaaaagaaaaaaacataaaaaattaccTCGAACCGCGTGTCGTAAACTGTGCTAACGGTGCCTACGCTCTCGACGCGCGCAGACATGCGCTCCGAGTAGAACACGCAGCAACGGCAGATAtcctgaaataataatatttttattgcattgaAAAAAGATAAAGAATTATAAACTCTTTTGAAGTACTATCCATCCACTCCTTAATAcatatagttcttgcaatctacgagtacgatacacgcgtacatggctcgctcgctactgactgctccgtcaggtacgcacactaacgaaaatgtctattcacaaatacaactacaaataaaggctacgctAAATGAGTGTAAATGAGGCGCCACCGTCGAAATTGTTGTGTGCTGTGgatgaaattattaaaaagctGTGGGCTAATCTAGTTTCTACATCccaatacataattatttattatgacgTATCAATTCTTTTATCCTATATATTTAAGGCTCATACATTTTCTAAGGTAAAAACATCTACTAACTCGAAATATTTACTTACATCAATGATCTTCGCAACAAAAGTGTAACATCCCTCAACGTCAGGCCAAGCTAGTTGCTGCCAGAATATCTTGATCTGGTAGAATATAGCCAGCGTGTCTACTCCTGAACTGCTGTATTTCACGTTAGTGTCTACTGGAGTCAGGTTATCCAGTTCTACCGCTTTCTCTATACGAGTCAATGCCTTGTACGCGGCTATGTCCAACCATTGGGCTACTCCGCCGAAGAACCACGAATGGAACTTCGATATGGCGTAGTTGCTCCACTCAGTTTCGTTCAAGCCTTGGCCTAACCTGCAAGAACATACTTGACATTAGGTATTAGAACaatatataatgcaaacaataattatttcataagttTTCATGACGTATTAAGAATGCAATAACCATAACTTTGCTCATCAGAAAACTAACTATTGCCGATAGTCGATACATACAAACCAATCATTAGTGATCAGACTAGGTTTGTTTAGATAtaaccaatatttttttttaaatttcaatataGGATAAGTTCATACCATAATTTtctgaacaaaaatttttttctacAACATACGTCGCACAGCAGACGTAATTTGGACGGGTCGATatcaaacccagtcgacagaaCGTGACTAACATTAGCTTGGCATAACCCtatcaaatgacgtaggtccgacATGTGCTTATGAATAAACTCTTATACTCACGTCAAAAACCTCTGCAGTGCCAGGTACAGCTCGAACAGCGTGGTGCCCATAGCCAGGGGTTCGGAGCCCACATCAGGGGTGCCCAACCCCGTCTCCCCATTGAGACCACCGGCCAGCTGCACGTTGGAGTTACTCTCGCTGTACCGCAGGCGCTTCAGGCTCTTACACACCTGGACCACCTCGGGTTCAACCAGGGATGCGATTTTGTTCTCGTACACCCCGTATAAAGCTTTGGAATAGGGGAACGACATTACTCTGAAAAGGAGAAGGGAATAAATTAGTATCGTGTGTATTTAAATTAGTATCGTgtgtatttaatatatatttttttaaagttttgctacttatttcaaaaaaataatgaaatttaacCTAATATGAATGTGTAACATTTAATGGTGGTCAGTCCTATTTGACGACATTTGATCGGTCGCTGAAACGTCAGATGGCACTGGCTAGCATaccgtttaaactttaaagcttaGAAACAGACCCAATATACAATCATTTACTTACTCTCCGAAAACTCTATCAAAATATTCGATGGCTCTCTGCAAGTCTGACCGCACCAGTTGGATCACCCTGATCAAGTGCTGTAGTCTGGACTCCTCAGTCTTGTCCTTACACTCGTTATTGTCCAGAATGTGAACAAACCAGTCCGAAGCACCCTGGATCACCGCCTGACTCAGCACCTCATGGATGGTCAGCTTACTCCCATCACCTTTCTCCCTCAACCAACCGTATAGGTTTACAGGGAACAAGTCTATCGTCTCCGGAAGATCTAGGAGGGACAACTTGTATAGTATCTTCAGCACTTCTCTCAGGGTCTTCATGACAGTTTTGTCTCCGGCGGTCTTCTTCCGGAGTTTCCTGATGTGGCTGAAGCAAGTCGGTAGAAGCTTCTTAGCGGCGTCCCAAAACAGCTTGACATCCTCTTCATTTATAAGGCCTGGAAAGTATGGAGAAAATTCTTTAATATTCAAAACTCTTTGGTAAGGTTAGCTTAAGATTTACACTGAAGAACTAAGAAGAACTGCTAAACTATTGCGCTAGCTAGTTGTCCGCTAAGCACAGACCACTCGCTGATATTCCCTCTCTTTCCCACCTATATAGTATTTATAAATCCATCAGTGAGCGCGCAGTACACCACCCGCTGGGCCAGCGCGTTGTCGGCGGGGCACAGGCCGATAATATCCCCTCTCTTTCCCacctatatagtatatatattgtatacatCCGTCTCACTCACTCACCGGACTGCAACGGCTTGGTGATCTTGTCTAGCAGGTTGTTGAAGAGGGTG from the Aricia agestis chromosome 14, ilAriAges1.1, whole genome shotgun sequence genome contains:
- the LOC121734011 gene encoding protein unc-13 homolog 4B isoform X6, with the protein product MKLRYYYDSSVDELYLEILYEILHNVGGCDVGCEQGQAAMLSYVQEAFKISNDKHTELLTMAEAKQPPELMLNVEVVEGKDLVPKDPTGLSDPFVTIYLMSNTSQRYNTSVKASTLNPTWEEHFSLPMPGSLQDDSLCLEVWDFDPAETVKEKMTKIFEVKGVKGLRKLMKEIAITASTGKHDNELIGTSNIPLKSIPAGGMSMWLNLSKKSKLRRQGVLKVRCSFSSEKNSQVAAQEHRHLLRILLLHELESSKVAPYWWCGNFSAPAEAILTQHAAQSGLCPADNALAQWVVYCALTVDHPLSFTLFNNLLDKITKPLQSGLINEEDVKLFWDAAKKLLPTCFSHIRKLRKKTAGDKTVMKTLREVLKILYKLSLLDLPETIDLFPVNLYGWLREKGDGSKLTIHEVLSQAVIQGASDWFVHILDNNECKDKTEESRLQHLIRVIQLVRSDLQRAIEYFDRVFGEVMSFPYSKALYGVYENKIASLVEPEVVQVCKSLKRLRYSESNSNVQLAGGLNGETGLGTPDVGSEPLAMGTTLFELYLALQRFLTLGQGLNETEWSNYAISKFHSWFFGGVAQWLDIAAYKALTRIEKAVELDNLTPVDTNVKYSSSGVDTLAIFYQIKIFWQQLAWPDVEGCYTFVAKIIDDICRCCVFYSERMSARVESVGTVSTVYDTRFEVTTEWCVAINNIDYVRRSLEPFVGELGMDEIVQRMCEARSPMEAQRCKETLQNVIENAIDTVKNKIVELLEVMIKKMMPSITRFLIEGAELLHQDCSSMDRVMRYLEANLDTLYQHLNNENFSRTLDIVWEQLGEVLYELIQANLEKEKITTRIRLLRRRYFGKNRVSPYSLVFPHRRAKITRYIDPRRLHKSAAANLDAKRRPPSFFHNLHECLKIMVRSFRQDGKEVYTSETLKRVEYLLKLHGMETRELIHQYHLERWQEQQAISEPKMGMLTVRAQFIEDHLKIEIMNARNLVATDSNGLCDSYVRVGLQPEDAFANIEKPKTQTHNKNLFPLYDEMFLIPLSAEQSRTPDALIHLVIKDKDMFSVSNTFVGEAYLHFSEVPHTPAPIASLPQQHLPLSRPTNIDGDAMKALESRQGDKQAREFLKKQRQKMPNSKQFFSLG
- the LOC121734011 gene encoding protein unc-13 homolog 4B isoform X7, producing MYGSGTLRTKYRGVKKELLDRQTSLIIQSMTVDELYLEILYEILHNVGGCDVGCEQGQAAMLSYVQEAFKISNDKHTELLTMAEAKQPPELMLNVEVVEGKDLVPKDPTGLSDPFVTIYLMSNTSQRYNTSVKASTLNPTWEEHFSLPMPGSLQDDSLCLEVWDFDPAETVKEKMTKIFEVKGVKGLRKLMKEIAITASTGKHDNELIGTSNIPLKSIPAGGMSMWLNLSKKSKLRRQGVLKVRCSFSSEKNSQVAAQEHRHLLRILLLHELESSKVAPYWWCGNFSAPAEAILTQHAAQSGLCPADNALAQWVVYCALTVDHPLSFTLFNNLLDKITKPLQSGLINEEDVKLFWDAAKKLLPTCFSHIRKLRKKTAGDKTVMKTLREVLKILYKLSLLDLPETIDLFPVNLYGWLREKGDGSKLTIHEVLSQAVIQGASDWFVHILDNNECKDKTEESRLQHLIRVIQLVRSDLQRAIEYFDRVFGEVMSFPYSKALYGVYENKIASLVEPEVVQVCKSLKRLRYSESNSNVQLAGGLNGETGLGTPDVGSEPLAMGTTLFELYLALQRFLTLGQGLNETEWSNYAISKFHSWFFGGVAQWLDIAAYKALTRIEKAVELDNLTPVDTNVKYSSSGVDTLAIFYQIKIFWQQLAWPDVEGCYTFVAKIIDDICRCCVFYSERMSARVESVGTVSTVYDTRFEVTTEWCVAINNIDYVRRSLEPFVGELGMDEIVQRMCEARSPMEAQRCKETLQNVIENAIDTVKNKIVELLEVMIKKMMPSITRFLIEGAELLHQDCSSMDRVMRYLEANLDTLYQHLNNENFSRTLDIVWEQLGEVLYELIQANLEKRRPPSFFHNLHECLKIMVRSFRQDGKEVYTSETLKRVEYLLKLHGMETRELIHQYHLERWQEQQAISEPKMGMLTVRAQFIEDHLKIEIMNARNLVATDSNGLCDSYVRVGLQPEDAFANIEKPKTQTHNKNLFPLYDEMFLIPLSAEQSRTPDALIHLVIKDKDMFSVSNTFVGEAYLHFSEVPHTPAPIASLPQQHLPLSRPTNIDGDAMKALESRQGDKQAREFLKKQRQKMPNSKQFFSLG
- the LOC121734011 gene encoding protein unc-13 homolog 4B isoform X4, translated to MEPKIRDDPWKFLFKKLQEKEIIGRGKIQEVDDSFFEKFGSILRQASQKAALEESTPLAPLKEIEEQDGEQKTVSEVGSGTRDSDSGNETLLDTDSEPDDPEKMEFHLEAVGWNVDELYLEILYEILHNVGGCDVGCEQGQAAMLSYVQEAFKISNDKHTELLTMAEAKQPPELMLNVEVVEGKDLVPKDPTGLSDPFVTIYLMSNTSQRYNTSVKASTLNPTWEEHFSLPMPGSLQDDSLCLEVWDFDPAETVKEKMTKIFEVKGVKGLRKLMKEIAITASTGKHDNELIGTSNIPLKSIPAGGMSMWLNLSKKSKLRRQGVLKVRCSFSSEKNSQVAAQEHRHLLRILLLHELESSKVAPYWWCGNFSAPAEAILTQHAAQSGLCPADNALAQWVVYCALTVDHPLSFTLFNNLLDKITKPLQSGLINEEDVKLFWDAAKKLLPTCFSHIRKLRKKTAGDKTVMKTLREVLKILYKLSLLDLPETIDLFPVNLYGWLREKGDGSKLTIHEVLSQAVIQGASDWFVHILDNNECKDKTEESRLQHLIRVIQLVRSDLQRAIEYFDRVFGEVMSFPYSKALYGVYENKIASLVEPEVVQVCKSLKRLRYSESNSNVQLAGGLNGETGLGTPDVGSEPLAMGTTLFELYLALQRFLTLGQGLNETEWSNYAISKFHSWFFGGVAQWLDIAAYKALTRIEKAVELDNLTPVDTNVKYSSSGVDTLAIFYQIKIFWQQLAWPDVEGCYTFVAKIIDDICRCCVFYSERMSARVESVGTVSTVYDTRFEVTTEWCVAINNIDYVRRSLEPFVGELGMDEIVQRMCEARSPMEAQRCKETLQNVIENAIDTVKNKIVELLEVMIKKMMPSITRFLIEGAELLHQDCSSMDRVMRYLEANLDTLYQHLNNENFSRTLDIVWEQLGEVLYELIQANLEKEKITTRIRLLRRRYFGKNRVSPYSLVFPHRRAKITRYIDPRRLHKSAAANLDAKRRPPSFFHNLHECLKIMVRSFRQDGKEVYTSETLKRVEYLLKLHGMETRELIHQYHLERWQEQQAISEPKMGMLTVRAQFIEDHLKIEIMNARNLVATDSNGLCDSYVRVGLQPEDAFANIEKPKTQTHNKNLFPLYDEMFLIPLSAEQSRTPDALIHLVIKDKDMFSVSNTFVGEAYLHFSEVPHTPAPIASLPQQHLPLSRPTNIDGDAMKALESRQGDKQAREFLKKQRQKMPNSKQFFSLG
- the LOC121734011 gene encoding protein unc-13 homolog 4B isoform X5, whose amino-acid sequence is MYGSGTLRTKYRGVKKELLDRQTSLIIQSMTVDELYLEILYEILHNVGGCDVGCEQGQAAMLSYVQEAFKISNDKHTELLTMAEAKQPPELMLNVEVVEGKDLVPKDPTGLSDPFVTIYLMSNTSQRYNTSVKASTLNPTWEEHFSLPMPGSLQDDSLCLEVWDFDPAETVKEKMTKIFEVKGVKGLRKLMKEIAITASTGKHDNELIGTSNIPLKSIPAGGMSMWLNLSKKSKLRRQGVLKVRCSFSSEKNSQVAAQEHRHLLRILLLHELESSKVAPYWWCGNFSAPAEAILTQHAAQSGLCPADNALAQWVVYCALTVDHPLSFTLFNNLLDKITKPLQSGLINEEDVKLFWDAAKKLLPTCFSHIRKLRKKTAGDKTVMKTLREVLKILYKLSLLDLPETIDLFPVNLYGWLREKGDGSKLTIHEVLSQAVIQGASDWFVHILDNNECKDKTEESRLQHLIRVIQLVRSDLQRAIEYFDRVFGEVMSFPYSKALYGVYENKIASLVEPEVVQVCKSLKRLRYSESNSNVQLAGGLNGETGLGTPDVGSEPLAMGTTLFELYLALQRFLTLGQGLNETEWSNYAISKFHSWFFGGVAQWLDIAAYKALTRIEKAVELDNLTPVDTNVKYSSSGVDTLAIFYQIKIFWQQLAWPDVEGCYTFVAKIIDDICRCCVFYSERMSARVESVGTVSTVYDTRFEVTTEWCVAINNIDYVRRSLEPFVGELGMDEIVQRMCEARSPMEAQRCKETLQNVIENAIDTVKNKIVELLEVMIKKMMPSITRFLIEGAELLHQDCSSMDRVMRYLEANLDTLYQHLNNENFSRTLDIVWEQLGEVLYELIQANLEKEKITTRIRLLRRRYFGKNRVSPYSLVFPHRRAKITRYIDPRRLHKSAAANLDAKRRPPSFFHNLHECLKIMVRSFRQDGKEVYTSETLKRVEYLLKLHGMETRELIHQYHLERWQEQQAISEPKMGMLTVRAQFIEDHLKIEIMNARNLVATDSNGLCDSYVRVGLQPEDAFANIEKPKTQTHNKNLFPLYDEMFLIPLSAEQSRTPDALIHLVIKDKDMFSVSNTFVGEAYLHFSEVPHTPAPIASLPQQHLPLSRPTNIDGDAMKALESRQGDKQAREFLKKQRQKMPNSKQFFSLG
- the LOC121734011 gene encoding protein unc-13 homolog 4B isoform X3, whose product is MDEESMWKGFYEKLQQQKSREEVVHDMRIQEVDDSFFEKFGSILRQASQKAALEESTPLAPLKEIEEQDGEQKTVSEVGSGTRDSDSGNETLLDTDSEPDDPEKMEFHLEAVGWNVDELYLEILYEILHNVGGCDVGCEQGQAAMLSYVQEAFKISNDKHTELLTMAEAKQPPELMLNVEVVEGKDLVPKDPTGLSDPFVTIYLMSNTSQRYNTSVKASTLNPTWEEHFSLPMPGSLQDDSLCLEVWDFDPAETVKEKMTKIFEVKGVKGLRKLMKEIAITASTGKHDNELIGTSNIPLKSIPAGGMSMWLNLSKKSKLRRQGVLKVRCSFSSEKNSQVAAQEHRHLLRILLLHELESSKVAPYWWCGNFSAPAEAILTQHAAQSGLCPADNALAQWVVYCALTVDHPLSFTLFNNLLDKITKPLQSGLINEEDVKLFWDAAKKLLPTCFSHIRKLRKKTAGDKTVMKTLREVLKILYKLSLLDLPETIDLFPVNLYGWLREKGDGSKLTIHEVLSQAVIQGASDWFVHILDNNECKDKTEESRLQHLIRVIQLVRSDLQRAIEYFDRVFGEVMSFPYSKALYGVYENKIASLVEPEVVQVCKSLKRLRYSESNSNVQLAGGLNGETGLGTPDVGSEPLAMGTTLFELYLALQRFLTLGQGLNETEWSNYAISKFHSWFFGGVAQWLDIAAYKALTRIEKAVELDNLTPVDTNVKYSSSGVDTLAIFYQIKIFWQQLAWPDVEGCYTFVAKIIDDICRCCVFYSERMSARVESVGTVSTVYDTRFEVTTEWCVAINNIDYVRRSLEPFVGELGMDEIVQRMCEARSPMEAQRCKETLQNVIENAIDTVKNKIVELLEVMIKKMMPSITRFLIEGAELLHQDCSSMDRVMRYLEANLDTLYQHLNNENFSRTLDIVWEQLGEVLYELIQANLEKEKITTRIRLLRRRYFGKNRVSPYSLVFPHRRAKITRYIDPRRLHKSAAANLDAKRRPPSFFHNLHECLKIMVRSFRQDGKEVYTSETLKRVEYLLKLHGMETRELIHQYHLERWQEQQAISEPKMGMLTVRAQFIEDHLKIEIMNARNLVATDSNGLCDSYVRVGLQPEDAFANIEKPKTQTHNKNLFPLYDEMFLIPLSAEQSRTPDALIHLVIKDKDMFSVSNTFVGEAYLHFSEVPHTPAPIASLPQQHLPLSRPTNIDGDAMKALESRQGDKQAREFLKKQRQKMPNSKQFFSLG